In a single window of the Verrucomicrobiia bacterium genome:
- a CDS encoding alpha/beta hydrolase, with protein sequence MIAIPKRFLLLAPLFVVLIPCAASEPAKVIRLWPATAPGDTGNLGEEHDTTKPGDGLVAGKQVIRLGNVSVPTIAVYPAPADKQTGTAVVVCPGGGYSILAMDLEGTEVCDWLNSIGVTAILLKYRVPKRPGLEKHTAAVQDAQRALGLVRHQATTWGIDPHRIGVLGFSAGGHLAALVGCQYAQRTYPAVDDADATSCRPDFTLLIYPGYLTVKDQDDRVAPELTLNGNTPPAFLVMAADDPVRVENVLFYAAALRKARVPFELHVYPTGGHGYGLRSTKNLVTTWPQRATDWMRSRGLLGEGK encoded by the coding sequence ATGATAGCCATCCCCAAAAGGTTTCTTTTACTGGCACCCTTGTTCGTTGTGCTGATTCCCTGCGCGGCTTCGGAACCTGCAAAGGTCATCCGGCTCTGGCCCGCCACAGCCCCAGGAGACACTGGAAATCTTGGCGAGGAACACGATACCACAAAGCCCGGCGACGGCCTGGTTGCCGGCAAGCAGGTCATCCGGCTGGGTAACGTGTCCGTTCCAACCATTGCCGTTTACCCGGCTCCAGCCGACAAGCAAACCGGCACGGCGGTGGTGGTTTGCCCTGGAGGCGGCTATTCGATTCTAGCCATGGACCTGGAAGGCACCGAGGTCTGCGACTGGCTCAATTCGATTGGCGTGACGGCCATTCTCTTGAAATATCGAGTGCCCAAACGCCCCGGCCTCGAGAAACACACCGCTGCTGTCCAGGACGCACAGCGCGCCCTGGGCTTGGTGCGGCATCAGGCGACCACATGGGGCATTGACCCGCACCGCATCGGGGTGCTGGGGTTCTCGGCTGGAGGCCATCTGGCCGCCCTGGTTGGCTGCCAATACGCTCAACGAACTTATCCAGCGGTGGATGATGCCGACGCAACCAGTTGCCGACCGGACTTTACCCTCCTCATTTATCCCGGCTACCTTACCGTGAAAGACCAAGATGACCGTGTCGCCCCGGAACTCACATTGAACGGCAATACTCCGCCCGCTTTCCTGGTGATGGCAGCCGACGACCCGGTTCGGGTAGAGAACGTGCTTTTCTACGCCGCCGCCCTGCGAAAGGCGCGCGTCCCCTTCGAGTTGCACGTCTATCCAACGGGCGGCCACGGTTACGGATTACGCTCGACTAAAAATCTGGTAACCACCTGGCCCCAGCGCGCCACCGACTGGATGCGCAGCCGGGGGCTGCTGGGGGAAGGCAAATAG
- a CDS encoding polysaccharide lyase family protein, translated as MKKILLPVLLCCAWACSIGAQQNQVVFQIGVPDSDYREFAIAGNWAEYIKQFPHDADFVAGRSDPKQDWPYILPGPADAWAGRHNHTFKIHFQIPQLSSGYYRLVIDFVSTHAAAPPRLVIDINGEKIQRRLPRGSSDDALSDPKAGKNCSIQELFPALLLRPGDNTIALTTREGSWALFDDLRLESGLPAPAQTLSLTTEPLPFFKRAPQGLQRAVKVSIDNLEAGTAPAELAWTSKSFSGSQKFDLRFGQNDLLIAVPVVAQLELTLKAARRQIQLPLLLPPAKKWRLFIVPTVHTDVGYTDLQERVRTRHADNGLRALELLDQYPFFKWYSETYWQLDALLQLHSEKTDAVFERLRQKRWGLSGDYANMLTGLCSSEALNRLTLASRNLANRAGCQLNSVILDDVPSAIGTLPMVLANSGIRYFIEGANNDRAPYAGQVPNPFYWEGADGSRVLADITTRPGYGAAGNLVPSVTRASEQLPPFLARFETTNYPYDAALLNGSFSDNRSVEPWLPKVVEDWNAQWDYPKLILAQPEDFFGYIEKNFSNDIPVIKTDFGGWWEDGAGSSALETTLSRRAEERAVTAEMLHSLASLMTRAAYPKTNFDEVWQDVLLYNEHTWGAAGSISSPNSEQTVQQWEVKSSFARQSDDESRALLNSGLARLAAMVPPADLLVFNSLAWPRKAVVKTETTSPVQDIETGKILPSQPLPEGGNCFVAENLPSVGYRSYRVAAVSAPGPDAVQISGAQMENEFYRVTLNPKTGGIQSIYDKQLRRELVDAQRQFDLGELIYVTGGEGTYAVHSDLNNLPPPKFEYHRQTGTGIKSINGPVFGELDSEATTENFPKITVRVRLYRGLKQLDLIYELDKTETLNKEAVYLAFPFAFDANKGGLWLEYPDEITEPLKDQHASACRDWYSVQRWLAVSDGADTVELSPLDAPLFTLGHMTASTWPRELSLRHGHVFAYIMNNYWHTNYKAQQGGRFVFRYSLTSSAGGFVKRDAVVKGWDMFCPPVARAALAPELSRDGQKPVIAAVAKSLVEIKPVGLPLTTIKEAEDKDGFVFRCCDYAGAGGTAKLLLPKPARAVVACNLVETAQRNLREHGKTIKAPIKPFAPLSLKVDFAP; from the coding sequence GTGAAGAAAATACTCTTGCCCGTTCTCCTTTGCTGCGCCTGGGCCTGCTCCATTGGCGCCCAACAAAACCAGGTGGTCTTTCAAATCGGTGTGCCGGACAGCGACTACCGGGAATTTGCTATCGCCGGGAATTGGGCCGAGTACATAAAACAGTTTCCCCATGATGCCGACTTTGTGGCGGGCCGCAGCGATCCGAAGCAAGACTGGCCCTACATCTTGCCGGGACCTGCAGACGCCTGGGCTGGCCGCCATAACCACACCTTCAAAATCCATTTTCAAATCCCCCAACTTTCTTCCGGCTACTACCGCCTGGTCATTGACTTCGTTAGCACCCACGCCGCGGCTCCGCCCCGCCTGGTCATCGACATCAATGGCGAAAAAATCCAGCGCAGACTGCCTCGAGGCAGCAGCGACGATGCCCTGTCCGACCCCAAAGCAGGGAAAAATTGTTCCATTCAGGAACTCTTTCCGGCCCTGCTCCTGCGCCCCGGTGACAACACCATCGCCTTGACCACGCGCGAGGGAAGCTGGGCGCTGTTCGACGACCTCCGGCTCGAAAGCGGCCTCCCCGCCCCCGCCCAGACCTTAAGCCTCACCACCGAGCCCCTGCCCTTTTTCAAACGCGCGCCGCAGGGACTTCAACGCGCGGTGAAAGTCTCAATTGATAACCTCGAGGCCGGCACAGCTCCGGCGGAATTGGCTTGGACTTCCAAGAGCTTTTCCGGTTCCCAAAAATTTGATCTGCGCTTCGGCCAGAATGATTTGCTCATCGCTGTCCCGGTCGTTGCCCAGCTTGAGCTGACCCTCAAAGCGGCCCGGCGCCAAATCCAGTTGCCGCTCCTGTTGCCTCCGGCAAAAAAATGGCGTCTGTTCATCGTGCCCACAGTCCATACCGACGTCGGCTACACCGACCTTCAGGAACGCGTCCGCACCCGCCATGCCGACAATGGCCTGCGCGCGCTCGAGTTGCTCGACCAATACCCATTTTTCAAATGGTACTCCGAGACCTATTGGCAACTCGACGCCTTGTTGCAGTTGCATTCTGAAAAGACCGACGCCGTCTTCGAACGCCTGCGCCAGAAGCGCTGGGGCCTTTCCGGCGATTACGCCAACATGCTCACCGGGCTTTGCTCCTCGGAGGCCCTCAACCGGCTGACGCTGGCCTCACGCAACCTCGCCAACCGCGCTGGTTGCCAGTTGAACTCGGTCATCCTCGACGACGTCCCCTCCGCCATTGGCACTCTGCCCATGGTGCTCGCCAATTCCGGCATCCGCTATTTCATCGAAGGCGCCAACAACGACCGCGCCCCTTACGCAGGCCAAGTGCCCAATCCATTTTACTGGGAAGGCGCCGACGGCTCGCGCGTGCTGGCTGACATCACCACCCGCCCCGGTTACGGCGCGGCCGGCAACTTGGTGCCCAGCGTCACCCGCGCCAGCGAGCAATTGCCCCCGTTCCTGGCCCGTTTTGAAACAACCAATTATCCCTATGACGCCGCTCTGCTCAACGGCAGCTTCAGCGACAATCGGTCGGTCGAACCGTGGCTGCCCAAGGTCGTTGAGGATTGGAACGCCCAATGGGACTACCCAAAACTGATTCTTGCCCAGCCCGAAGATTTTTTCGGCTATATCGAGAAGAATTTTTCCAATGATATTCCCGTCATCAAAACCGACTTTGGCGGCTGGTGGGAGGACGGCGCCGGTTCCAGCGCCCTGGAAACTACCCTGTCCCGCCGGGCAGAGGAGCGCGCCGTAACCGCCGAGATGCTGCATTCACTGGCTAGCCTCATGACCCGCGCCGCTTATCCTAAAACCAATTTCGACGAGGTTTGGCAGGACGTTCTGCTCTACAACGAGCATACTTGGGGCGCGGCCGGCAGCATCTCCAGCCCAAACTCCGAGCAAACCGTCCAACAATGGGAAGTAAAGAGTTCCTTTGCGCGCCAATCCGACGACGAGTCGCGCGCGCTGTTAAATTCCGGCTTGGCCAGGCTCGCCGCCATGGTTCCCCCGGCGGACTTGCTTGTCTTTAACTCCCTGGCCTGGCCGCGCAAAGCCGTCGTGAAAACGGAAACGACCAGCCCGGTGCAGGACATCGAAACAGGGAAAATACTCCCCTCCCAACCGCTGCCTGAAGGCGGAAACTGCTTCGTCGCGGAGAATCTGCCTTCCGTCGGCTATCGCTCCTATCGCGTTGCGGCAGTGTCAGCCCCTGGGCCGGACGCCGTTCAAATCTCCGGCGCTCAAATGGAAAACGAATTTTACCGCGTCACACTCAATCCCAAGACCGGCGGCATCCAGTCCATTTACGACAAGCAACTGCGCCGCGAACTGGTGGATGCCCAGCGCCAGTTCGATCTCGGCGAGTTGATTTACGTCACGGGCGGCGAAGGCACTTATGCGGTCCACTCCGATTTGAACAATTTGCCGCCGCCAAAATTTGAGTATCATCGGCAGACCGGAACCGGGATCAAATCCATCAACGGACCGGTTTTTGGCGAACTGGACAGCGAGGCGACAACGGAGAACTTTCCCAAGATCACAGTGCGCGTCCGCCTTTACCGCGGGTTGAAGCAGTTGGATTTGATTTACGAACTGGACAAGACAGAAACGCTCAATAAGGAGGCCGTCTATCTGGCTTTCCCGTTTGCGTTCGACGCAAACAAAGGCGGTTTATGGCTCGAATATCCGGATGAAATCACCGAACCGCTCAAGGACCAGCACGCCTCTGCCTGCCGCGACTGGTATTCTGTCCAGCGCTGGCTGGCTGTTTCCGACGGCGCAGACACCGTCGAGCTTTCACCACTGGATGCGCCTCTCTTCACATTGGGCCACATGACGGCCTCGACCTGGCCGCGTGAGCTTTCGCTGCGCCATGGCCACGTTTTTGCCTACATCATGAACAATTACTGGCACACCAATTACAAGGCCCAGCAGGGCGGCCGTTTCGTCTTCCGCTATTCGCTGACCTCCAGCGCGGGGGGCTTTGTCAAACGGGATGCTGTTGTCAAAGGCTGGGATATGTTTTGTCCACCCGTGGCCAGGGCAGCGCTGGCCCCGGAACTTTCCAGGGACGGACAGAAGCCTGTCATTGCGGCGGTAGCCAAATCGTTGGTTGAAATCAAGCCGGTGGGTTTGCCGCTCACGACTATCAAAGAAGCCGAGGATAAAGACGGCTTTGTTTTCCGTTGCTGCGATTATGCCGGCGCGGGCGGGACGGCGAAACTGCTGCTGCCCAAACCGGCTCGCGCGGTGGTCGCCTGTAATCTCGTCGAGACCGCTCAGCGCAATCTTCGAGAGCATGGCAAAACCATCAAAGCGCCCATCAAGCCGTTTGCCCCCTTGTCCCTGAAAGTTGACTTCGCCCCTTAG
- a CDS encoding PIN domain-containing protein yields the protein MRRYWDSSALLDAFFESRIESLVREPDQWTRPHTLAEMFSALTGGRLGGQFHPADASAIVRELTETMNFVELDAKEVQAALDSADKHGVRGGNVHDWMHATAAKKAGAIVLLTDNSTDFQNLADGFAVEAP from the coding sequence ATGAGGCGTTACTGGGACAGCTCCGCGTTGCTGGACGCCTTTTTCGAGTCCAGGATTGAGTCCTTAGTCCGGGAACCGGACCAATGGACAAGGCCCCACACCCTTGCTGAGATGTTTTCGGCCCTTACGGGGGGACGGTTAGGCGGACAATTCCATCCAGCCGACGCGTCCGCCATCGTCCGCGAGTTGACGGAGACCATGAATTTTGTCGAGCTGGACGCCAAAGAGGTTCAAGCGGCACTGGATTCGGCGGACAAGCACGGCGTCCGGGGAGGGAACGTCCATGATTGGATGCACGCCACGGCTGCAAAGAAAGCCGGCGCTATCGTCCTGCTAACCGACAATTCCACGGACTTCCAGAATTTGGCGGACGGATTCGCCGTCGAGGCTCCTTAA
- a CDS encoding TolC family protein, which produces MDYTQRDPSPRPSPLRKGEEAQKSARLALVAQVGAAYLTEREVSEELDAAGQSLKAAQQIYDLTKRGFEAGVLSQIDLNNSINL; this is translated from the coding sequence ATGGACTACACGCAGAGGGACCCCTCTCCCCGACCCTCTCCCCTTCGGAAGGGGGAAGAAGCCCAAAAGAGCGCCCGGTTGGCGCTGGTGGCCCAGGTTGGCGCGGCCTATCTCACCGAACGGGAGGTGAGCGAAGAGCTTGACGCGGCAGGGCAATCGTTGAAAGCAGCGCAGCAAATTTATGATCTGACTAAACGCGGTTTTGAGGCCGGCGTTCTCTCCCAAATCGACCTGAACAATTCAATCAACCTTTAG
- a CDS encoding AbrB/MazE/SpoVT family DNA-binding domain-containing protein, with protein sequence MSATVLREKRQTTLPVEVVEAAGLKPNDQVDWRFQDGEIRGRKLEPVRPIPRLKPLRVKGRLRPPDGFKPSRQIIAAAVRADRDDR encoded by the coding sequence ATGAGCGCCACAGTTTTACGCGAAAAGCGCCAGACCACCCTGCCGGTCGAGGTGGTTGAAGCAGCCGGCCTGAAACCAAACGACCAAGTGGACTGGCGTTTCCAGGACGGCGAGATACGCGGACGGAAGCTCGAGCCGGTCAGGCCCATCCCCAGGCTTAAACCGCTCCGAGTAAAGGGCCGGCTGCGCCCTCCTGATGGCTTCAAGCCATCCCGCCAGATCATTGCGGCCGCCGTTCGCGCAGACCGGGACGATAGATGA
- a CDS encoding FHA domain-containing protein — MPRLIVNPDTPDAWSIELHPGTISLGRGEGNEVPIEHPSVSCSHCQVTMSDSAAWLKDLGSTAGTFVDGELIEQARLKPGQRIRLGEVELRYESDEPDQTETKEPPLPRRISAALATNRFCKSHPAALGRYLCPRCAQAVCELCVTTRLADGITRHFCRRCGSECQPVEIQREEVKAPKGFIALLPGSLLYPFQGSGVLMLVVGTLFFFVLGWMPLIGLIVTGYMFSYAKSIITSTAEGKKELPDWPNFTDWKDDILMPYLQLLALLALYFGPSFLIGVWRPGTQTQAAIAYLAALGLGMLLAPMGTLALAMFDHLGALNPIALAWSILRVPLPYLAAATAFVLVFLLHWFVEGALVSAIPVPFVPGLISALVYLYLVAVGMRILGLLYLTHKEELGWFNR, encoded by the coding sequence ATGCCGCGGCTTATTGTCAACCCGGACACGCCAGATGCCTGGTCGATTGAACTGCACCCCGGAACAATCTCCCTCGGACGTGGCGAGGGAAACGAGGTTCCCATCGAGCACCCCTCGGTGTCCTGCTCCCATTGCCAGGTGACAATGTCGGATAGCGCCGCCTGGCTGAAGGACTTGGGATCGACGGCAGGCACGTTTGTCGATGGGGAACTTATCGAGCAAGCGAGGCTCAAGCCGGGCCAACGCATCCGATTGGGTGAGGTGGAACTGCGGTATGAATCCGATGAGCCGGACCAGACAGAAACCAAAGAGCCCCCCCTGCCCCGGCGGATTAGCGCGGCTCTCGCAACGAACAGGTTCTGCAAATCCCACCCGGCAGCGCTCGGGAGATACTTGTGTCCCAGGTGCGCCCAAGCCGTTTGCGAGCTATGCGTCACAACACGGCTGGCTGACGGTATCACCAGGCACTTCTGCCGCCGGTGCGGTTCGGAATGCCAGCCCGTCGAGATCCAGCGCGAAGAAGTAAAAGCCCCAAAAGGTTTTATCGCGTTGTTGCCCGGCTCGTTGCTCTATCCATTCCAGGGCAGTGGCGTCCTCATGCTGGTCGTCGGCACGCTGTTCTTTTTCGTGCTGGGATGGATGCCGTTGATCGGGCTGATTGTGACAGGCTACATGTTCAGCTATGCCAAAAGCATCATCACCTCGACGGCCGAGGGGAAAAAAGAACTGCCTGACTGGCCGAATTTCACCGACTGGAAGGACGACATCCTCATGCCTTACCTGCAGCTTCTGGCCCTTTTGGCGCTTTATTTCGGGCCATCGTTTCTGATTGGTGTTTGGCGGCCCGGAACCCAAACGCAAGCCGCCATTGCTTATCTCGCCGCCCTTGGCCTCGGCATGCTGCTGGCTCCGATGGGGACCCTGGCGCTGGCCATGTTTGATCACCTCGGTGCGTTGAACCCCATCGCTCTGGCCTGGTCGATTCTGCGTGTGCCCCTGCCTTATCTTGCGGCGGCGACGGCCTTCGTGCTCGTTTTTTTGCTCCACTGGTTTGTCGAAGGGGCACTGGTATCGGCCATTCCGGTCCCGTTTGTGCCCGGATTGATTTCGGCCCTGGTGTACCTTTATCTCGTCGCTGTGGGCATGCGGATTCTGGGATTGCTTTACCTCACGCACAAAGAGGAGTTGGGGTGGTTCAATCGGTGA